A window of Panthera tigris isolate Pti1 chromosome A3, P.tigris_Pti1_mat1.1, whole genome shotgun sequence genomic DNA:
tttttttttaagtttatttatgtattttgagagagaacatgcacaagcagggcaggggcagagagaaagagggagggagagagagaatcccaagcagactccacactagcAGCTtggagcccacaaaccgtgagatcatgaattgagcccaaaaccaagagtcaaatgcttaaccaactgagccacccaggtgcccctgtgctttttctattttgtctgtCCAGTTAACAATTATTAGTCTGTCTTGTAACAGCTCGTTTCCCTTTCCATTCTAATTGGTTACTGTCAGACCTGAAAGCCAGGTATGTGTGGGACTATCCTGGTCAGAAGGACCAAGGACCTTCCTGTCATCCTGTCATGGGGGCTTTCCTAGGAGGTTGTTGTCAGGAAGTTCTGTAGCCGACCAGCAAGGAGAGAAATCCTTTGATTTTAACGTCAGTCTGGGAGTTAGTTCAAATAGGAGCTCATTTGTTCCTTCTTTATACCTTTCACCATGGGCTTTAAAAATGAGTCTCTAGAGCTCTCTTCCTGTAACGTTGTGTGATTtgaaagtatgtgtgtatgtatgtgtgtgtatatatatatatatatatatgtatgcttgTGGTAGCCCTGTGATCGGGAACACAATAATTGTAATAAATAAGCAGCACTTCAGGGTCCATCTAAAATGGGGGTGAATAACCTGTGGTAAAGGCTGTGGTCCTACATACACAGTCTGCCTTGCACTGGCTTTGCAATAATGATGTAAGGGTTTTAAGGGTAATAATGATGACAATACAGAGGATATTCCttggctcagtctcatgaccaagGGTCCCAGGGATTAAAGTTTGATTTCGGTGTGTTATCTGCAGCAGATTACTAGTTATAATCATCATCATAGCTCCATTCGTTGAGCCCTCGCTCTGTCAGGTACTCATTATTCAGATGAATGCTGTGCAACAAGCAGGACCATGGCCATGAAGTCTGCGTTCGGGGGtcgaggaggtggggggggggggtggggagtagcaAATAGCGGCTGTACCTGGAACAAATGAGAGTAGTCCAGATAGCTAGGGGTGAGATTAAGTCTCCTCATTAGtccctctttaaaaataaacaaacatgtgtGGATCTTACagcaggtgttttgttttttcttgttcaaCAAAGCTAGAAATTGTTGAGGGGTTCACATCTATGAAAACCATATAGGTAGTAGTTTATGTTCTTCtgattccaggcagagagaacctGTTTGCATTTTAACTAGGCGGCATCAGAACATGTATCATCTTGAATGGCCTTATTATTGTTTTGTGTTAGAAGATGTGGATTATAGTCTTCAAAATTATGACAAATTAAATGTAGCCATAACATTTAGGCTGGATTTTGAGGTCCTGAACAGGGCCTCCCATCTGACATATTTTTAGTGAATTACAGCCTTTAAAAACTGATTAGCAGACTTGTCTCatttgaatcttatttttatttgtctgtagTTTCAGTGCTGCTAAACCTACTGGTATAATCTTAGactaatttaaaagtattttctgacCTGAAACTCCTGTCAAAGATCATTATAGGAACTAGAAAATGTTGGGAGGTAAAATGAACACATGACCTCATCTCTCTTATTTTGCACTAGACTATAACTTGCATTCAAAgagactggaaaaagaaaaacaacattccTTTCCATTAAGCTGTAATAAATGTGTTGTTTAGTATGGTTTTGCTATTAATAATCCATTTAAGCTGGAAGAATGGAGGATTTTGTTTGAAGTATTTGAAACTAAGTGCTGCCGGGATGAAGATTTTACTAGAAATACAGAGTACATATCAGTCCCTACCCTTTGTTAATTGATCCTGCTTATTTAGCtagggaaattaaaatgtatgtctACTGAAGGGAAATCCGTGGGCACAAACTGTTCCTTTCCGGTTTGCAGATATATTTCGTAGGttgtttatcttatttaaatatgCAATAATACAGGAGGCAACAGAATGCAACTGCTGTTCCTTTAATATGAGAGCTATGCACGTTACAATAGGTGTCACTGTTTTGCTTGGTCCAATCATGATTGGTGACTTCAGCTATTGGCTCGGAGCACTGGCTGTCTGACTCCATCTGCAGGGCTGTAATACCTACTCTCCTCCGATCCATTCACCACACAACTTCAGCCGGCTGAACAGACTCGCGCGGCTCCAGCACATCTTGCTAACCTAATTCAGAGAACAAGCAGTGCGGCTCTCTGCCTGTCATCTTCGCTCACTGTAGCATTTGCAGGTGATCTAGGAAACTGGGTTATTTTTATGAGCAAATAAGAGAAATAGGAATCATGATGGAGATGTATTTAGCAGACCCAGTACTGGATAAAACTTAAAGGCAgtttctattcaacatagtgaAAAGGTCACCTTGTCCGGCtgagaaaagaagcaaagcatCAGCTTGTTGGTTTCTGTTAACATCTTGGCTCGTGCTAGCCTCCTTTCCTTGATGTTTACACCAATTTGGGATCTCTAGCCGTAAAGAGAGACACACTGTACTCATGGTAGATGACAAGGAAAAGAACATGAAATGTCTCACCTTCTTCTTGATGCTTCCAGAGACGGTAAAGAATAGGTCCAAGAAAAGCTCGAAGAAAACaaatagcagcagcagcagtggcaACAGCAGCGGCGGCAGTAACAGCAAGTTGCCCCCAGTTTGTTATGAAATAATTACCTTGAAgactaaaaagaagaagaagatggcTGCTGATATATTCCCTCGTAAAAAACCAGCCAGCTCCAGCAGCACCACTGTCCAGCAGTACCACCAGCAGAACCTCAGTAACAACAATCTTATTCCGGCCCCAAACTGGCAGGGTCTTTATCCTACCATTCGAGAAAGGTAAGTGCCGGGCCAGCACATTTACTTGCAAAGTTTTCCTGTGTTGAAGTTTCTGCTTTTGCACAACCTGTAATGGATTTTAACGTAAAtctgtgtttcctcttttccCAGAAGCTTTACTGGTAATGGAAAACTGCCTTGTATCTTTTCCAAAACAGTACAGCTGTTTTCCTCttagataaaaatgtttttgcaagCTGTAACATTTAAGTGACAGGATTGTGTCTGTGGACCACAGAAGGTTTGAAGATAGAAACCTTTTATTTGTCCTTAGCCTGATGAAAAgtttgtgtaacttttttttgttgttgttacttccCATGTGTTTGCAATGATCACAGAGTTGTTTAGTTGGAATCTTTATTTGTAGTTTTACCCCGAAGTTACTAAACTGTTGCTTTAGCTTGTGACTCTTTTGTGGGCTTTGTATGTTGGGGAGGGGTTTTAAAAATGCCGGCTGCTGTGAATTAATGAATTGCCTCTGTTTATAGAAATGCAGTGATGTTCAATAATGATTTGATGGCAGATGTACATTTTGTGGTTGGGCCACCAGGTGGGACTCAGCGGTTGCCAGGACACAAAGTAAGCAACAGCTGCATTACTGGTTTAGTCCTGAGGTTTACAAAGAGGGACCCTTTCCATGAGCCTGAAATGAAACTTGGTTGGGGTGGGCAGCTTGCCGGTGGCAGGCAGTGCGTGTTTCACCCATCACAGAGAAGGCACAGCCTCTCCAAAGGGTCTTGGCCacgcttaatttttttctttgtttctctctacCCTGCTTTACGTCCCACACAAAAACATGCCCTCTTAACTCTCCAGTCATGGAAAGTTGTTGGGACAGGTTAGGGAAGTCATGTTTATTACTCTTCCCTTAGAAATTGGTTAgatacgtttttattttatttatgcatttatttatttattttgtaatgagGGAACTTGTCCATTAATCTCTTAAAGCCTTGAGGTAATTAGCAGCGTAAAGACTGGCTTGCGTGAACATCTATCATGCTTTCACGGCAAGATACACTGTACCTTGGCTTTGAAAAAAGAGCAGGTGTAGGTGCTCTATGTCCACTGAACCTGATTGCTTAGAGTTGTTTTTCTGGATTGATTTACTGAAAATGCTTGTAGTTTAGTGCATGAAATAagatttccctttctccacagtATGTTTTAGCTGTTGGGAGCTCTGTGTTCCATGCAATGTTCTACGGAGAACTTGCTGAGGACAAAGATGAAATCCGTATACCAGATGTCGAGCCTGCTGCTTTTCTCGCTATGCTGAAGTAAGCACCGTTCGTTTGTTTAGAGTTTGTTTATGCCATGTCTGTACTCCGCTGGTTTCACAGTTAAATGTAAGTTCTGTgtaacagaaagggagaaagatgaagaaagagggaGCTGCTTACCTTGTAAATGTTTTTGGAGAAAACTGCTGTGCATCTTTCGGTGGGAAGCATGTGGAATGGTGCAGGCATTTATAATAACACTTTGGCCTGAGATTTTTGGGAGCAAGTGGCATGtacagtgatttcatttttaatgacttaaagaaaaataacttcctaGAGTAGGCATTGTCTAATAGAGCATATTATCTCTGACAGCATCATGTATGAAGAAGTCTTTAGAgacatatattatatttttgtttcacagTTCCAGAAATTGTATACCTCATTTAAGTACCACCAGTTAGGAGATTTTTGAGTTTTCCAGGAGTTACTGTTTTCTGTCAACAAATGTAAAACTTACTGTGTTGAAATAATCTGatctttatatatacatgcatatacatactcTTACATAAAATCACATACCATTTCTCAAGGATAAGAAGCATTTGCTTTTGGTAGCAGAGGagacatttttgagacagatgaatagttttctatagttttatatgtatttaatgggtaatataaaaatgtaaagctgtAAGGtacatacttctttaaaaaatagtttttttatgtCTCATGGTGCTTTTCAGAATCCAATACATGTTCATCAGCTAAATAGAATCCGCTTCTTTGATGTGTATTGGTGCTAGACAGTGTGGTTAAAATCTgatgataattttaaataatacttaatgATTTGTGTTAAATCCTTATTCTAGCACACCAAGTATATCAGGAATTCAAGGATATCTGCTGCTGTAGGGATTTTGGTTCACTGGAATAAATaggtttgttgaaaaaaaatattctgtgtgtCAACAAGTTGGACAATAATCCCACAAATAGTTAAAATGTTGCAATATATTTATTGTCTGCTTCTACTGAAAAATAAGTACTATAGTTCTAGCACTTGAAGTATTCAATTCTCTATTTATGTTGTAGTTTTGAAATCTAATTTCTTCTAACTGAAACTTTGACAATGGGAAATAGGGAAATTAAAGATAAGTGAGCATATGAAGTACCTACCAAAAGGTGAAACTAATTCACCACTTTTTAACAACCAACAGTTAGTGACGAGGGATGTGTACAGAAACCAGTTTTACCTGGAaagggttttgttctgttttgttttgttttgttttgtttttccccgtAAAGTCAGCTTTGTATATTTGACATTGTCTCTGGCGGAGGAGAACGGCAACACGAGTTCAGCGTTTTGACTGCACTGCAGTCCAGTAGTGTTGTGTTGTTGATTCAGCCACATGTATACATAATTAGGAAACATGaataagaaattacaaaattacattttacCTAAGTCATTTGCTAAGCATCTTTTCTTACAGATGTATTACCTAGAATATATCTcaatacagctttttaaaattatacatgcaGTCCACCAAAAGTGGTAAGAATAAGAAATGTAGTAGGGTGCTGTTTGCCCTTGGGCCACTGTTGGATCAGTACTGCACTGTCTCCAGAGTAGTGGAGGCCAGGTCTTCCAGACAAGTGCACTGTGTGGCTGAGTAGCCAGTATTCCTAGAAAGGGAATTGTCAAGAAAAAGGGAACACTGCTTACTGCTCAGTGTTCAGGGTAAGAACTACAAAGTGCTGACTGTGTTCCAGATTCCTCCCCAAGGTCCTGGTTCTCAGGTCAGAGCATCACTAAGCTGCCGGTATTTTGTGAAATCTGTCTTGCCAGTGGTGGTACATGGCTTAGCCTGTCGGAAGAAAAAGAGCTTCCTGGGAGCAAAACTGGAGGTTTCATTTGTGGTTGTGGGCATTTTACTTATTGTcattattgtgggtttttttttactttgttcacAGAAGCCATTGCTAATCTTTTGTTAAAAGTGTTTCATGAAGTTAAAATATAGTAACGAAAGGAAAACTTCACAGCAAGTAGCTAACCTTagctagaaaaattttaaaatttaagtgttaTCAGTTTGTATTTTTCACCCATACGTACTTCTCACTGACTCTTGTACTCAACCATAGCAATCTAAGAGaagcagatgatttttttttttttacctttacatACCATTTAGAGAGACTGCCACCATCCCCCCCAAATCACCAAGAAGCGTTTTATCTCCTGACATAAGGATGCTTCACAGAATCCTAAAAATAGTGCATATTTGGGCCttcttgcttttgtcttttaattaaatatatctggaaacaatatattctttaattctgAAGGTAGAAGAAATgcgtgggggagagaggaaagaattcagggtttaaaaaaagaaaagccagatacAAAGTGTATGTTGGATTCTATGTAAAGGCAACTGGAAGATATTGTTGAAATCCATGTTTGATAATCTTTTGAGGTTAGAACTACTTGCAAAATATCTTGTTTAATTTCAGGTCTTATTTTGTGTTTAGGAAAAATTCAAGTCATACTTTGTTAATAGCATTAAGATGCAGTCATTGCCAACATTATAGTATTGAAGGCATTTGTTTCTATATGAatgcagaaaattataaaataaaactatatatatagcaTCTAGAACATAGGGAGATTATTCTTTGATTAAATATAATATGATGTATATAACAGAAACTTTGCTGTTTTTCGCTAATATTAACTCTGACATGCAGTTCTTTTTCAAACAGTTCtaatatcttctattttttttttgaagacattGAATGCAGGTTATAAAATAGAGGCTAGAATGGTAACACAAAGTTAATGTCTTTAATTATACAAAGTTACTCCTGAGTTGAAACATTAATAATTTATGAACATATTTCAGAGGTTTCTTTAATCCCTAATCATTTTTGTAATAACGATCACATAAGACAATTTTCTTGGAACTGACTTGAAAGTAGTTGCATCTTTTCTTGCTGGACATgctcattttgtgaaaattccatttatatgctgtGCGCTGTCTTTCAGATATATCTATTGTGATGAAATTGACTTGGCTGCTGACACAGTGCTGGCCACTCTTTATGCTGCCAAAAAGTACATTGTCCCTCACCTCGCCAGAGCCTGCGTTAATTTCCTGGAGACCAGCCTGAGCGCCAAGAACGcctgtgtgctcctctcccaGAGCTGCCTGTTTGAGGAGCCAGACCTGACCCAGCGTTGCTGGGAGGTGATCGATGCCCAGGCTGAGTTAGCTCTCAAGTCTGAGGGATTCTGCGATATTGACTTCCAAACTCTAGAAAGTATCCTCCGCAGGGAAACTCTGAATgccaaagaaattgtggtttttgAGGCAGCTCTCAACTGGGCTGAAGTGGAATGCCAGCGACAAGATCTAGCTTTGAGCATTGAAAATAAACGCAAGGTCCTCGGAAAGGCGCTTTACTTGATCCGCATACCCACGATGGCCCTGGATGATTTTGCAAATGGTGCTGCACAGTCTGGAGTTTTAACCCTCAATGAGACCAATGACATCTTCCTCTGGTACACTGCAGCCAAAAAGCCTGAGTTGCAGTTTGTGAGTAAAGCCCGCAAGGGCCTCGTGCCCCAGCGCTGTCACCGCTTCCAGTCATGTGCCTATCGGAGCAACCAGTGGCGTTACCGGGGCCGCTGCGACAGCATCCAGTTTGCAGTTGACAAGAGAGTGTTCATCGCCGGCTTTGGGCTGTACGGCTCCAGCTGTGGCTCTGCAGAGTACAGTGCCAAGATTGAACTTAAGCGGCAGGGCGTTGTTCTGGGGCAGAACTTGAGCAAGTACTTCTCAGATGGCTCCAGCAATACCTTCCCCGTGTGGTTTGAGTACCCAGTGCAGATTGAGCCAGACACCTTCTACACGGCCAGCGTGATACTGGATGGCAATGAACTCAGCTACTTCGGACAAGAAGGCATGACGGAAGTTCAGTGTGGCAAGGTGACTGTCCAGTTCCAGTGCTCCTCAGATAGCACCAATGGCactggggtgcagggagggcagaTCCCTGAACTTATATTCTATGCTTGAAAACACCTCCTGAAGCAGTGTGAGCTCTGAGGTGCACATCTGGTTCCTACTTGCTTGATGCTTAGCTCATCTGCAGATACATGATCCACGCAGGTAGTTCATAATGAATGAAGCTGTAGGCAGTTTCTAATTTCTTTCAACCTTTTAATTATGTACAGGCAAAAATGCAGCATTCAGCTTTTAACTATATGCTTAAAAGAGCCAAGTTCTTATTAAGCCTTTGTGGTTTTTAGAGTTGCATCTATACACCTGGGGAGAATTTGTGCTCTTTTCCAGCTGCCCACTGACCTCCCAGCTTTGTCCCACTTAAAACGTTTGGATCACCTTGAATTTCCTCTAGGGCTTTATTTtgacaaatagaaataaatagtcCAGAACAACAATGATAAGAGTTATTTTTAAGAGAactccctctccccccccgccccccgcaaaaATTATAGGTAAATCTCAGTGTACAATTTCTGAAAGAAGTTTTGCTTCATAATAAGTAACATTTAGAAAGTAGACAGTCATGTTTAgctcttatttcattttaaatattttactctgggcattattttttctcaaatccTAAATTCATAAGATTGTTAAATGTTAAACACTGCAAAGGAAATTGGATGTTTGCTTGGGCCATGACTTCTACAAgcagttttttattcttttagtttaGGAGAtaaactattatttcttttagaactaactaaattacaaatttttattgtCAGTAGGGAAGAAATCACAGACCTGTTAATTTAAACTAAAACAGCTTATAAAGTAAACCTAAAAAAGTCCCGTTCTACAAATAGTTTATTTGATGGCATGGTAGTCTGCACCATTTGAAAAAAGCCAGTCTTCTCCCCACTTTGCTTCTGATCGTCACCATatgcttgtttttataaatcaCACTGTATAGAATCTTATTCCCCTTTTCCCATGAAAAGAGGACCAAAAGTTCTTCAAACGTATGGAGTAACAATTAGTTTTGTAGCACTATGTGTTAATATAATAAGAtacttttatttgttgattttcttttttttaatctgaaatacaTTTTATCTGATCTACTTTGA
This region includes:
- the BTBD3 gene encoding BTB/POZ domain-containing protein 3 isoform X1, with the protein product MVDDKEKNMKCLTFFLMLPETVKNRSKKSSKKTNSSSSSGNSSGGSNSKLPPVCYEIITLKTKKKKKMAADIFPRKKPASSSSTTVQQYHQQNLSNNNLIPAPNWQGLYPTIRERNAVMFNNDLMADVHFVVGPPGGTQRLPGHKYVLAVGSSVFHAMFYGELAEDKDEIRIPDVEPAAFLAMLKYIYCDEIDLAADTVLATLYAAKKYIVPHLARACVNFLETSLSAKNACVLLSQSCLFEEPDLTQRCWEVIDAQAELALKSEGFCDIDFQTLESILRRETLNAKEIVVFEAALNWAEVECQRQDLALSIENKRKVLGKALYLIRIPTMALDDFANGAAQSGVLTLNETNDIFLWYTAAKKPELQFVSKARKGLVPQRCHRFQSCAYRSNQWRYRGRCDSIQFAVDKRVFIAGFGLYGSSCGSAEYSAKIELKRQGVVLGQNLSKYFSDGSSNTFPVWFEYPVQIEPDTFYTASVILDGNELSYFGQEGMTEVQCGKVTVQFQCSSDSTNGTGVQGGQIPELIFYA
- the BTBD3 gene encoding BTB/POZ domain-containing protein 3 isoform X2 gives rise to the protein MAADIFPRKKPASSSSTTVQQYHQQNLSNNNLIPAPNWQGLYPTIRERNAVMFNNDLMADVHFVVGPPGGTQRLPGHKYVLAVGSSVFHAMFYGELAEDKDEIRIPDVEPAAFLAMLKYIYCDEIDLAADTVLATLYAAKKYIVPHLARACVNFLETSLSAKNACVLLSQSCLFEEPDLTQRCWEVIDAQAELALKSEGFCDIDFQTLESILRRETLNAKEIVVFEAALNWAEVECQRQDLALSIENKRKVLGKALYLIRIPTMALDDFANGAAQSGVLTLNETNDIFLWYTAAKKPELQFVSKARKGLVPQRCHRFQSCAYRSNQWRYRGRCDSIQFAVDKRVFIAGFGLYGSSCGSAEYSAKIELKRQGVVLGQNLSKYFSDGSSNTFPVWFEYPVQIEPDTFYTASVILDGNELSYFGQEGMTEVQCGKVTVQFQCSSDSTNGTGVQGGQIPELIFYA